The Fulvivirga ligni genome window below encodes:
- a CDS encoding FAD/NAD(P)-binding protein, producing MGVAESQTNNITATTEPPSSITRIAIVGGGPKGMYGLERLVAEFTAQPPEQPIEIHIFNKTEFFGSGDVYRSDQPHFLKMNVPNNKIDIWIRQNPLCPIQYTPTFPEWLKDQNEIDNNLNEHDYSARAVVGLYLEAGFKSLLDHLPGQVTVHLHIGTVKDLKKANEGYVINYLNGDNIDTWSDIAFDHILLSTGHPSRHLSEEEKKWKESGFIPFIYPVEPVLDSVSPGSKVGLKGMGLTFVDAVLSLTEGREGKFISQEGNLVYQPSGLEPQKIYPFSRTSIPMIARGPELQEEYDLQFFTEDAVNHFERPDFELDLLPLIKQEMVFMYYAVLFDQHQFSFSLPNSFKDLEDQIENFHQQQKHISRFNIDKYLYPVSEHEINDGAEMHNFTLNYIKKSNKEAAKGTKKSAWAAVSQVWSLITPLFIEIFKFGGLKPESHKNFITNYSGLLNRITYGPPVENMCKIVALAECGILDFSIGPCSEIKNDRHNENFEITSKINHAVTSVDYLIDARIPKVSIEQAQEGLYFNLLQRGEIKLFENNCEQEETVYKPGCMAIDPFGYIVNNQGHINNQIAATGAPTEGVTYDNDALSPHRNNFVSIWAKNIVKELKSHQK from the coding sequence ATGGGCGTAGCAGAGAGTCAAACCAACAACATTACCGCGACTACAGAACCTCCTTCAAGTATCACTCGCATTGCAATAGTTGGCGGAGGCCCTAAAGGAATGTATGGGCTGGAGAGATTGGTAGCTGAGTTCACCGCACAACCACCTGAACAACCCATTGAAATTCACATTTTCAACAAAACCGAATTCTTTGGCTCAGGAGATGTATACCGGTCTGATCAGCCTCATTTCCTAAAAATGAATGTGCCTAACAATAAAATTGATATTTGGATAAGGCAGAATCCTCTTTGCCCTATCCAATATACTCCTACCTTCCCAGAATGGCTGAAGGATCAAAACGAAATAGATAATAACCTAAATGAGCATGATTATTCCGCCAGAGCTGTTGTAGGATTGTATCTAGAAGCTGGTTTTAAATCCTTACTCGATCATTTACCCGGTCAGGTAACGGTTCATTTACATATTGGTACCGTAAAAGATTTAAAAAAGGCTAATGAAGGATATGTCATCAATTATTTAAATGGCGACAACATAGATACATGGAGTGATATAGCGTTTGATCACATACTTTTATCCACAGGGCATCCAAGCAGACACCTAAGCGAGGAAGAGAAAAAATGGAAAGAAAGTGGATTTATTCCATTTATTTATCCAGTTGAACCTGTTCTTGATAGCGTATCACCTGGTTCGAAAGTTGGCCTAAAAGGCATGGGACTCACATTTGTTGATGCCGTTTTATCGCTCACTGAAGGCAGAGAAGGCAAATTTATAAGTCAGGAAGGAAATTTAGTTTACCAACCTTCAGGTTTAGAACCTCAAAAGATTTATCCATTTAGTCGCACCAGCATACCCATGATAGCCCGTGGGCCTGAATTGCAAGAAGAGTATGATCTACAATTCTTCACTGAAGACGCAGTAAATCATTTCGAAAGACCAGATTTTGAACTTGACCTGCTACCTTTAATCAAGCAGGAAATGGTTTTTATGTATTACGCTGTACTATTTGATCAACATCAGTTTAGCTTCTCTTTACCTAATAGTTTCAAAGACCTAGAAGATCAAATAGAAAATTTCCATCAGCAACAAAAACATATCTCAAGGTTTAATATTGATAAGTATCTCTATCCTGTATCTGAGCATGAGATTAATGATGGAGCTGAGATGCACAACTTCACTTTAAACTATATTAAAAAATCTAATAAAGAAGCTGCCAAAGGGACTAAAAAAAGCGCATGGGCTGCTGTATCACAGGTATGGAGCTTAATCACTCCTTTATTTATTGAAATATTCAAGTTTGGTGGTCTAAAGCCAGAATCTCACAAAAACTTCATCACTAACTATTCCGGTTTATTAAATCGAATTACTTACGGCCCTCCCGTGGAAAATATGTGCAAAATCGTGGCCTTGGCAGAATGTGGCATTCTTGATTTTAGCATCGGACCGTGTTCCGAAATTAAAAATGATAGGCATAACGAAAATTTTGAAATCACATCGAAGATAAATCATGCAGTAACTTCTGTTGATTATTTAATAGACGCCAGAATACCCAAGGTTTCAATAGAACAAGCGCAGGAAGGACTTTACTTCAATTTATTACAAAGAGGTGAAATAAAGCTTTTTGAAAATAATTGTGAGCAGGAAGAAACTGTCTACAAACCTGGTTGTATGGCCATAGATCCTTTTGGGTATATCGTTAATAATCAAGGGCATATAAATAACCAAATCGCAGCTACAGGCGCCCCTACCGAAGGTGTGACCTATGATAATGATGCATTATCTCCTCATAGAAACAACTTCGTCAGTATTTGGGCCAAAAACATTGTTAAAGAATTAAAATCTCATCAGAAATAA